In a single window of the Gadus chalcogrammus isolate NIFS_2021 chromosome 20, NIFS_Gcha_1.0, whole genome shotgun sequence genome:
- the fev gene encoding protein FEV, with protein MRQDCGGQLMFNMYLSDPTENLLKESKGTPWAPINTGVQKGSGQIQLWQFLLELLSDSGNMACIAWEGTNGEFKLMDPDEVARRWGERKSKPNMNYDKLSRALRYYYDKNIMTKVHGKRYAYKFDFHGLAQVCQPSTTEQAIYKFQSNFAPMPFSGISKLNLVAPGMGPGSGFSYWAGSPPAALYHSHSLPPPAGPFGPVSAAHISCVNSISGLSNGHYN; from the exons ATGAGACAGGACTGCGGAGGACAGCTCATGTTCAACATGTATCTCTCAG accCGACAGAGAATCTGTTGAAGGAAAGCAAAGGAACGCCCTGGGCTCCGATCAACACCGGAGTCCAGAAAG GCAGCGGGCAGATCCAGCTTTGGCAGTTCCTCCTGGAGCTGCTGTCGGACAGCGGCAACATGGCGTGCATCGCCTGGGAGGGCACCAATGGGGAGTTCAAGCTCATGGACCCCGACGAGGTGGCGCGGCGATGGGGGGAGCGCAAGAGCAAGCCCAACATGAACTACGACAAGCTGAGCCGCGCGCTGCGCTACTACTACGACAAAAACATCATGACCAAGGTGCACGGCAAGCGTTACGCCTACAAGTTCGACTTCCATGGCCTGGCGCAGGTGTGCCAGCCGTCAACCACGGAGCAGGCCATCTACAAGTTCCAGAGTAACTTCGCTCCGATGCCCTTCTCCGGGATCTCCAAGCTGAACCTCGTTGCCCCTGGCATGGGACCCGGGTCTGGGTTCTCGTACTGGGCGGGCTCGCCCCCCGCGGCGCTGTACCACAGCCACAGCCTGCCACCCCCCGCAGGGCCCTTCGGACCCGTGTCCGCCGCGCACATCAGCTGCGTCAACAGCATCAGCGGCCTCTCCAACGGGCACTACAACTGA